A DNA window from Paenibacillus andongensis contains the following coding sequences:
- a CDS encoding electron transfer flavoprotein subunit beta/FixA family protein, producing the protein MLHIVVCIKQVPDSREIRIDPKNNTLIRQGVPSIVNFYDMHGLEEALRIKDEQGARITVVTMGPPPAEKGLKECISLGADDAVLVTDRGFAGADTLATSYVVARTIRKIAETWGPVDIVFCGKQTLDGDTGQVGPGVACRLDLEQLTYVNKVASVDEKRRKVRVHRLLEDGIEVVETSMPVLITALKELNKVRRASLPGMIRAARYKPTVWTTADFPDLEKAKIGLKGSPTIVAKTWVPEVRAVKTHMIAFDSPEAAAAQLADQLMTKEMQTLLDWSS; encoded by the coding sequence ATGCTGCATATTGTCGTTTGTATCAAGCAGGTACCTGACTCTAGAGAAATTCGCATTGACCCGAAAAATAATACGTTAATTCGCCAAGGTGTCCCAAGTATCGTGAACTTCTATGATATGCATGGGCTGGAAGAGGCGCTCCGTATTAAAGATGAACAAGGTGCGAGGATTACAGTGGTAACAATGGGGCCGCCACCTGCGGAGAAAGGGTTAAAGGAGTGCATCTCCCTTGGCGCTGACGATGCTGTATTAGTGACGGACCGCGGCTTCGCAGGTGCGGACACGCTGGCGACATCGTACGTTGTTGCCCGAACCATCCGTAAAATTGCCGAAACGTGGGGACCGGTGGACATCGTTTTTTGCGGCAAACAAACGCTGGACGGCGACACGGGGCAGGTTGGGCCTGGCGTCGCATGCCGATTGGATTTGGAACAGCTTACTTATGTAAACAAAGTTGCCAGTGTGGATGAAAAGCGGCGGAAAGTTCGTGTTCATCGGCTATTGGAAGATGGCATTGAAGTCGTTGAGACAAGCATGCCGGTGCTGATCACGGCGCTGAAGGAACTGAATAAGGTGAGACGAGCATCGCTGCCTGGCATGATTCGGGCTGCGCGTTATAAGCCGACGGTTTGGACGACAGCTGATTTCCCGGATCTTGAAAAAGCGAAAATCGGGCTAAAAGGCTCACCCACGATCGTTGCCAAAACATGGGTGCCGGAGGTAAGAGCGGTTAAAACGCATATGATCGCGTTTGATTCGCCAGAGGCAGCGGCTGCTCAGCTAGCTGATCAGCTCATGACGAAGGAGATGCAGACTTTGTTGGACTGGTCTTCGTGA
- a CDS encoding GNAT family N-acetyltransferase yields MKMLVNVKSRLNENEIQELLSYSVFPDPEALQPVLERYENDANLWLFGYESEGIMVGIIGFELSNNQEMTITHLAVEPESRGVGFGRGIILEIIEDMSPIRIVAETDEESVQFYRNIGFVIRSLGEKYPGVERFLCTYEVEEAEED; encoded by the coding sequence ATGAAGATGTTAGTGAATGTGAAATCTCGACTAAACGAAAACGAAATACAAGAACTGCTTAGTTACAGTGTTTTTCCCGATCCAGAGGCGCTGCAGCCTGTTCTTGAGCGTTATGAAAATGATGCTAATCTGTGGTTATTTGGGTATGAATCCGAAGGTATCATGGTGGGCATCATCGGCTTTGAACTTAGTAATAATCAGGAGATGACGATCACTCATCTTGCCGTTGAACCGGAGAGCAGAGGGGTAGGCTTTGGGCGAGGGATTATCCTTGAAATTATTGAAGATATGAGTCCCATTCGAATCGTGGCTGAAACCGATGAAGAAAGTGTCCAGTTCTATAGAAATATTGGATTCGTTATTCGAAGCTTAGGGGAGAAATATCCCGGTGTAGAGCGTTTCTTATGTACGTATGAGGTAGAAGAAGCGGAAGAAGATTAA
- a CDS encoding HAD family hydrolase: MMKSSQVRGIIFDMDNTLLRSRINFQMMKKQVADYLIEHDLLPVSFPFQEHTTSTMIAYVKAKGMPEESYTEVMKMVVEHELIGMEGAGLESDVSELLNVLMKGYVLVIVTNNSYKAAVHALETTGIRPYFDLVIGREQMEDMKPSPSGYLAAKQHFPQILESEWISIGDSWIDGRASIDAGIPFISYGPNGHLMEEKGITPIANIDSLLKLLDYV; encoded by the coding sequence ATGATGAAATCAAGCCAAGTTCGAGGCATTATTTTTGACATGGATAATACACTGCTGAGGTCTAGAATTAATTTCCAAATGATGAAAAAGCAAGTGGCGGACTACCTTATTGAACATGATCTATTGCCGGTTAGCTTTCCGTTTCAAGAACATACAACATCAACCATGATTGCGTATGTGAAAGCGAAGGGGATGCCTGAAGAGTCCTATACCGAAGTGATGAAAATGGTCGTTGAGCACGAACTAATCGGCATGGAGGGCGCAGGACTGGAGTCCGATGTTTCTGAGCTTTTGAATGTTTTAATGAAGGGTTATGTCCTGGTTATTGTGACAAACAATTCTTATAAGGCAGCGGTTCATGCGCTGGAAACGACTGGAATTCGTCCATACTTTGATTTGGTTATCGGAAGAGAGCAGATGGAAGACATGAAACCATCGCCTTCCGGATACTTAGCTGCAAAGCAGCATTTTCCACAAATTCTTGAGAGCGAATGGATATCCATCGGAGATTCGTGGATAGATGGCAGAGCATCCATAGATGCTGGGATCCCCTTTATCAGCTATGGGCCTAACGGGCACTTGATGGAGGAGAAGGGGATTACCCCTATAGCGAATATTGACAGCTTGCTTAAGTTGTTAGATTATGTGTAG
- a CDS encoding putative bifunctional diguanylate cyclase/phosphodiesterase, whose amino-acid sequence MHHMLIDNFPIYLMLLTFIISITAIYLSFTNKTALQASILESAIDCIMMFNTSGRIIAFNPAAEAIFGYEREEALGLTLIDFLFEKDGQETTFLNLLFTAKDETMIGKRIELKAYRSDGSVFPAEITITYTPYKGKDIYTAYLRDLTEKKKSEEMIHQLAYFDLLTGLPNRNQFNQLFQDALSNAKKHNQSLALLFLDVNRFKLINDTLGHHLGDLVLQKFSLLLSENLISQSIVSRLSGDEFVILYPFGNRMSAAVQAEKIIQQLEAPFQIDGRNVFVSTSIGISLYPIDGEDPEVLLKNADQAMYLAKERGGNHYQFYEQEMSVIFSRRSTCEQSLRTAIEHNELYLMYQPKFHLPTGKIIGVEALLRWESHELGSVSPKEFVPIAEESGQIIAIGKWVLQTACLQMKKWQAAGMEPVPIAVNVSTVQFHQEDLVTMILDILHQNELETQYLEIEITESVSMHNSLSIMEKLYALKREGVKITVNDFGVGYSSLSYLHKSPVDTLKIDKSIVQDISTATSSSSIIEAIMAMSHRLNLSVLAVGVETNEQLSFLEKCGCQNIQGYLFSVPLTAQLFETSFVIHDANAGAL is encoded by the coding sequence ATGCATCATATGCTAATAGATAATTTTCCTATTTACCTCATGCTGCTAACGTTCATTATTTCAATAACTGCTATTTACTTATCTTTTACTAACAAAACTGCACTCCAAGCTTCTATTTTAGAGTCTGCTATCGATTGTATCATGATGTTTAATACAAGTGGGAGAATCATTGCATTTAATCCTGCGGCAGAAGCCATCTTTGGTTACGAACGAGAAGAAGCGCTAGGGCTTACGTTAATCGATTTTCTTTTTGAAAAAGATGGCCAGGAGACCACCTTCTTAAATCTGCTATTCACGGCGAAAGACGAAACGATGATCGGTAAGCGAATCGAATTAAAAGCATATCGATCGGACGGCAGTGTATTTCCGGCGGAAATAACGATTACGTACACTCCGTATAAAGGAAAGGATATCTATACAGCTTATCTACGTGATCTGACTGAAAAAAAGAAGTCCGAGGAAATGATACATCAGCTAGCCTACTTTGATTTGCTGACAGGCTTGCCGAATCGCAACCAATTCAACCAGCTTTTCCAAGATGCGTTAAGCAATGCCAAAAAACATAATCAGAGCTTAGCTCTACTCTTCCTTGATGTAAATCGGTTTAAACTCATCAATGACACCTTAGGCCATCACTTAGGAGATCTAGTTTTGCAAAAGTTCTCCCTACTTCTCTCGGAAAACTTAATTTCACAAAGCATTGTCTCTAGACTCAGCGGCGATGAATTTGTGATTCTGTACCCATTCGGAAATAGGATGTCAGCAGCAGTGCAAGCGGAGAAAATCATTCAGCAATTGGAAGCACCTTTCCAAATAGACGGACGCAATGTTTTTGTTTCAACCAGTATTGGTATCTCATTGTATCCGATCGATGGAGAAGATCCGGAGGTTTTACTGAAAAATGCCGATCAAGCGATGTATCTGGCCAAAGAACGTGGAGGAAACCATTATCAGTTTTATGAACAGGAAATGAGTGTCATTTTTTCGAGGAGAAGTACATGTGAACAATCCCTCCGAACGGCCATCGAACATAATGAGCTCTATCTGATGTACCAGCCCAAATTCCATCTTCCTACCGGAAAAATAATCGGGGTAGAAGCTTTACTACGGTGGGAAAGCCATGAGTTAGGAAGCGTCTCGCCGAAGGAATTTGTTCCAATTGCTGAGGAATCCGGACAAATTATTGCCATAGGGAAATGGGTTTTACAAACAGCCTGCTTACAAATGAAAAAATGGCAAGCTGCGGGGATGGAGCCTGTTCCTATTGCAGTCAATGTCTCTACTGTCCAGTTTCATCAAGAAGATTTGGTGACAATGATTCTCGATATTCTGCATCAAAATGAGCTAGAAACACAGTACTTAGAAATTGAAATTACCGAAAGCGTATCAATGCATAATAGCCTCAGCATCATGGAAAAGCTTTATGCTTTAAAGCGCGAGGGGGTTAAAATCACTGTCAATGATTTTGGAGTTGGTTATTCTTCATTAAGTTATTTACATAAATCTCCTGTCGATACGTTGAAAATTGATAAATCGATTGTACAAGACATTTCCACCGCCACATCCTCATCTTCTATCATTGAAGCTATTATGGCCATGTCACATCGTTTAAACTTGAGTGTCCTTGCGGTAGGTGTAGAAACTAATGAACAGCTCTCTTTTCTAGAGAAATGTGGCTGTCAAAATATCCAAGGATATTTATTCTCAGTTCCACTTACTGCCCAGCTATTTGAAACGAGTTTTGTTATCCATGATGCAAATGCTGGTGCTTTATGA
- a CDS encoding MFS transporter, with amino-acid sequence MRNRTTVMVSIVLAVLVSSIDTTIANTTMPIIVKEIGGNDLYAWAFTSYMVLSTVLAPLAGRLSDLFGRKRIFAAGILLFLFGSVLCGLSQNMLQLILFRAIQGIGAGVMMPFPAIIAGDIYPVEQRGKVQAYFTGMWGLSAILAPLLGTFFVTYLSWRWIFFVNIPVCIVSLLTLQPYKEVYQPKKAVVDYGGAILFACGISFLLLTTAVEHYSYMYGALGGLCMIAFFLYERKHPAPFVPLNLLRNRPVAIMIASSFLSCAALFGASSFIPLFLQNQGYSLFVSGIALLSTSMGWMAVAVPGGKWVLRYGYKRLLVIGNMILVITAALFYFIHEGTPFWYTFSALTMLGLAYGLIFTITTIGSQQLVEAHQKGISTSLQLFARNIGTAVSVTIMGAILTKSIIFYTGIHGMFVFGLVASLLSLAMPFAIRSVSNLKSQKAK; translated from the coding sequence GTGAGAAATCGAACAACGGTTATGGTGAGTATTGTATTGGCGGTATTGGTGTCGTCTATCGATACCACGATTGCGAATACCACCATGCCGATTATTGTGAAAGAAATTGGCGGCAATGACTTGTACGCATGGGCATTTACCTCTTATATGGTTCTTTCAACTGTATTAGCACCATTAGCAGGCAGATTATCTGACCTATTTGGGCGGAAACGGATTTTTGCAGCGGGTATACTATTGTTTCTTTTTGGATCTGTGCTCTGCGGTCTATCTCAGAACATGCTGCAGCTGATCTTATTCAGAGCGATACAAGGGATTGGTGCAGGGGTGATGATGCCTTTTCCTGCCATCATTGCGGGAGATATTTATCCGGTTGAGCAGCGAGGTAAAGTACAAGCTTATTTCACAGGGATGTGGGGCTTATCTGCCATATTAGCACCTCTACTGGGGACGTTCTTCGTAACCTACCTGAGTTGGCGGTGGATTTTTTTCGTGAATATACCGGTATGTATCGTTTCACTTCTTACCTTACAGCCGTATAAGGAAGTGTATCAACCAAAGAAAGCAGTGGTCGATTATGGCGGAGCAATTTTGTTTGCTTGTGGTATATCCTTTTTGCTGCTTACTACAGCAGTTGAGCATTATAGTTACATGTATGGCGCGCTAGGAGGCCTATGTATGATTGCTTTCTTTTTATATGAAAGGAAGCATCCTGCGCCGTTCGTTCCCTTAAATCTGCTGCGCAATCGCCCGGTGGCCATTATGATTGCAAGCTCATTTCTCAGCTGCGCGGCTCTCTTTGGGGCTTCCAGCTTCATACCTCTCTTCTTGCAAAATCAAGGCTACTCGTTGTTTGTCAGCGGTATTGCACTTCTGAGTACATCCATGGGGTGGATGGCTGTTGCTGTACCAGGTGGAAAATGGGTGCTTCGATATGGCTATAAACGGCTTTTAGTCATAGGTAATATGATACTCGTCATTACAGCCGCCTTATTTTATTTCATTCACGAGGGTACTCCTTTTTGGTACACGTTTAGCGCACTAACAATGCTTGGTCTTGCCTATGGTTTGATCTTCACCATTACTACAATCGGTTCACAGCAGCTTGTAGAAGCGCACCAGAAGGGGATTTCCACTTCACTGCAACTCTTTGCACGGAATATTGGGACAGCGGTCAGCGTAACGATTATGGGGGCAATCCTTACTAAATCCATCATCTTTTATACGGGTATTCATGGTATGTTCGTGTTTGGACTTGTGGCAAGCTTACTTTCATTAGCCATGCCGTTTGCTATTCGTTCAGTGTCCAATCTGAAAAGCCAGAAGGCGAAGTAG
- a CDS encoding sulfite exporter TauE/SafE family protein — protein sequence MTLTVLFMGVFVGFMVGLTGVGGASLLTPILILIGINPSIAVGTDLLYNSITKLFGTIQHWRQKTIDFKLVKMLAMGSIPGVTAAVIFLKLFNSFFHNQEIIIKHALGYVLILVAFATLFKVFFGHKIKENRWQLQSLNEKQGLTITIGAVLGFVVGLTSIGSGSLYAIAMLYFFRMNPAQLVGTDIAHAFFLATTAGILHASMGNVNYTLVLNLLIGSIPGVVIGSILSTKAPTNFLRTIIASLVLISGLKLIG from the coding sequence ATGACTTTAACTGTTTTATTTATGGGTGTATTTGTTGGTTTTATGGTTGGATTGACTGGTGTAGGCGGAGCTTCGCTGCTCACCCCCATTTTGATCCTGATTGGTATTAATCCTTCAATTGCCGTAGGAACAGACCTTCTTTATAATTCGATTACAAAGCTTTTTGGCACGATTCAGCATTGGCGGCAGAAAACGATTGATTTCAAGCTGGTTAAAATGCTGGCCATGGGTAGTATTCCAGGTGTAACCGCAGCCGTTATTTTTCTTAAATTATTCAATTCGTTCTTTCATAATCAGGAGATCATTATCAAGCATGCTCTTGGTTATGTCTTGATTCTGGTAGCGTTTGCTACCTTGTTTAAAGTTTTCTTCGGCCACAAGATCAAAGAAAATCGCTGGCAGCTCCAGTCTTTGAACGAGAAGCAAGGACTAACGATTACAATTGGTGCTGTACTAGGTTTTGTTGTCGGACTTACGTCCATTGGATCTGGCTCCCTGTATGCGATTGCGATGCTTTACTTTTTCCGTATGAACCCTGCTCAGCTCGTAGGCACTGACATCGCTCATGCTTTCTTCCTTGCGACAACAGCAGGCATTCTTCACGCAAGTATGGGAAATGTGAATTATACACTCGTCCTCAATCTTCTTATCGGTTCCATTCCCGGAGTCGTTATAGGCAGCATACTATCCACCAAGGCACCGACCAATTTTCTGCGCACGATTATTGCAAGTCTGGTATTAATTAGCGGCCTTAAATTAATAGGATGA
- a CDS encoding ABC transporter permease produces the protein MSTLALGFTLTFVMITMALSKWQKLGLEKDIAVGTIRGALQLLFIGYVLHFVFQTEHWGLIFMIIAIMIVVATHNAGKRGEGLKGINWRIAAAIAVTETLTMSLMLGLHIIKPTSQFIIPISGMTIGSSMIVCGLFLNQMNREVQSSRGEIEALLALGSSVRQAIQQSLQRSVKASMIPTIDGMKTVGLVQLPGMMTGMIIAGANPVEAVRYQMLILFAFTAAAAITSIILSILSYKLWFTREMTLK, from the coding sequence GTGTCTACGCTAGCTTTAGGCTTTACATTGACCTTTGTCATGATTACGATGGCCTTATCGAAATGGCAGAAGCTTGGGCTTGAGAAGGACATTGCTGTGGGAACCATTCGTGGAGCCTTGCAGCTGTTGTTCATTGGGTATGTGCTTCATTTTGTTTTTCAGACGGAGCATTGGGGACTTATCTTTATGATCATTGCGATTATGATTGTGGTTGCTACACACAATGCGGGCAAACGCGGAGAAGGGTTAAAGGGGATAAATTGGAGAATAGCGGCAGCTATTGCTGTAACGGAAACGTTAACAATGTCACTTATGCTCGGTTTACATATTATCAAGCCAACGAGCCAATTCATTATCCCAATTAGTGGGATGACCATTGGTAGTTCGATGATCGTTTGTGGTTTATTTTTGAATCAAATGAACCGTGAGGTGCAATCGTCACGCGGGGAAATTGAAGCACTGCTTGCTCTCGGATCTTCGGTTAGACAGGCGATTCAGCAATCACTGCAGCGCTCTGTCAAGGCCAGCATGATTCCGACGATTGACGGAATGAAAACAGTTGGACTCGTTCAACTTCCTGGCATGATGACGGGGATGATTATTGCAGGCGCAAATCCTGTGGAGGCGGTTCGTTATCAAATGTTGATTCTGTTTGCTTTCACAGCAGCAGCGGCTATTACAAGTATCATATTGAGCATACTTAGTTATAAATTGTGGTTTACTCGGGAAATGACGCTGAAATAA
- a CDS encoding ABC transporter ATP-binding protein, whose protein sequence is MEQISANVLSKDRIAILGPSGQGKSTLLRILSTLESMDGGSLSLHGRLVASWGPSEWRKRVCYVPQQPVMLPTTVADNLALVSKLHQRNFDKSLALSLMEQVGLGDLNWSQKAADLSGGQKQRVQLVRSMLLGPDILLLDEVTSALDSHSKQAVENTLMNWLDEREGGLIWVTHEMEQAKRVGNRFWYLNRGSLSESVPEDTLEWSDSSLIEGGMDS, encoded by the coding sequence ATGGAGCAAATAAGTGCGAACGTATTGTCCAAAGATCGTATCGCGATTCTGGGTCCTTCCGGCCAAGGGAAGAGTACACTGCTTCGAATTTTGTCCACCTTGGAAAGCATGGATGGCGGAAGCTTATCCTTGCATGGACGACTTGTTGCGAGCTGGGGACCAAGTGAATGGCGGAAGAGGGTCTGCTATGTCCCCCAACAGCCGGTTATGCTGCCTACTACGGTTGCTGACAACCTAGCTTTGGTAAGTAAACTGCATCAGCGTAATTTCGATAAATCATTGGCGCTAAGCTTGATGGAGCAGGTTGGCCTCGGTGACCTGAATTGGTCTCAGAAGGCGGCTGATTTATCTGGAGGACAGAAGCAGAGGGTTCAACTCGTGCGGTCAATGCTGCTAGGACCGGATATCCTCTTACTTGATGAAGTAACTTCTGCGCTGGATTCGCACAGCAAGCAAGCTGTAGAAAATACACTGATGAATTGGCTTGATGAGCGGGAAGGCGGGCTTATTTGGGTAACGCATGAAATGGAGCAAGCCAAAAGGGTTGGCAATCGGTTCTGGTATTTGAATCGTGGATCATTATCTGAATCTGTACCGGAAGACACGTTGGAATGGTCGGATTCATCCTTAATTGAAGGGGGAATGGATTCGTAG
- the panD gene encoding aspartate 1-decarboxylase translates to MQRLMCKGKIHRATVTEADLDYVGSITIDGLLMRKANILPYEMVQVTSLRNATRWKTYAIPAPEGCGKIGLNGPPAHLFAPGDLVIILSMGLMNETEINGLKPQVVFVDERNQLLRVEEHDLVILKQVKPND, encoded by the coding sequence ATGCAGCGACTAATGTGTAAAGGGAAGATCCACCGTGCGACGGTAACGGAAGCCGATTTGGATTACGTGGGAAGCATTACCATAGATGGTTTATTGATGCGCAAAGCGAATATTTTACCCTATGAAATGGTTCAAGTTACTAGTCTGCGAAACGCTACTCGGTGGAAAACATACGCGATACCTGCGCCTGAAGGCTGCGGCAAGATCGGTTTGAATGGTCCCCCTGCCCACCTTTTTGCTCCTGGCGACCTCGTTATTATTCTTAGTATGGGACTTATGAATGAAACCGAAATAAACGGCCTCAAACCTCAAGTGGTTTTCGTTGATGAACGCAATCAGCTGCTCAGAGTTGAAGAACATGATCTCGTTATTCTCAAACAAGTGAAACCCAATGACTAA
- a CDS encoding YheC/YheD family protein, whose amino-acid sequence MTKPNTSKWTKYKLLRKSSKLRVNLPETAWLRESSFWRLIKKYGEVIIKPTGSYGGHGVIRIKKMDSSIYEVQDGATKKNFTQHSQLNAYIKKQASKNNIIQQRIPLATVNDRPFDLRVMVQRRLNSPWEVTGKLAKVAGKGYIVTNIRLSSGKVVSVEQVLKNSMLKKMRANDLLSQLDKVALHAAQKLSPYYPWVRTMGIDMALDKDGNVWIIEVNFIPMLELFLKLKDKSMFHKMKSFGKTKPRNK is encoded by the coding sequence ATGACTAAACCAAACACAAGCAAATGGACCAAATATAAGCTGCTGCGGAAATCGTCTAAACTGAGAGTGAATCTTCCAGAAACAGCATGGCTGCGAGAGAGCTCTTTCTGGCGCTTGATAAAAAAATACGGTGAGGTCATCATTAAACCGACTGGAAGTTATGGGGGCCACGGTGTCATTCGGATTAAAAAGATGGATTCTTCCATATATGAGGTACAGGATGGCGCTACGAAGAAAAACTTCACCCAACACAGCCAATTAAACGCTTATATCAAAAAGCAAGCGAGCAAGAACAACATTATTCAGCAGCGAATTCCACTTGCCACTGTGAATGACCGCCCTTTTGATCTCAGAGTGATGGTGCAGCGCCGGCTCAATTCTCCTTGGGAAGTAACCGGTAAGCTGGCCAAAGTGGCTGGGAAGGGTTATATCGTAACGAATATTCGCCTGAGCAGCGGTAAAGTCGTATCGGTGGAGCAAGTTCTTAAAAACTCGATGCTCAAAAAGATGCGGGCTAATGACCTCCTCTCACAGCTCGATAAAGTTGCTCTACATGCAGCTCAGAAATTAAGCCCTTATTACCCTTGGGTGCGGACGATGGGAATTGATATGGCTTTGGACAAAGATGGAAATGTATGGATTATTGAGGTTAATTTTATTCCTATGCTTGAGCTGTTTTTGAAACTGAAGGATAAATCGATGTTCCACAAGATGAAGTCATTTGGCAAAACCAAACCAAGAAATAAATGA